TCGGTTGTTGGCCGTTAGATAGTAGCTTTGGTTTTCCGTAGCGTCTAGCTACCGGCCCACCTGCTGGTTTCTACCAAACCGAAACCGGCACCTGACCACCACTAACCGGCAACTCAATTTATGTCGCCCACCCTTATTCTGAGCCTGATTGCGGGCTACTTTGTCATTCTTATCGTCATTGCGCTGCTTACTTCGCGCAAAGCTACCAGTGAGAGTTTCTTCGTTGCCAACCGAAATGCCCCCTGGTACATGGTGGCCTTCGCCATGATTGGCACCTCGCTATCGGGCGTCACGTTTATTTCGGTGCCGGGCATGGTGCAGTCCCAATCGTGGAGCTATATGGCGGTAGTCATGGGGTATCTGGTTGGCTACCTAGTCATCGGTTTGGTACTTATGCCGTTGTATTACCGCTTGCGGCTGATGTCAATTTATGGGTATCTGGAGCAGCGCTTTGGGTTTTGGAGCTACAAGACCGGGGCGCTTTTCTTTTTGATTTCGCGGGCGGCGGGCTCGGCCTTGCGCTTATACTTGGTGGCGGGTGTGCTCCAGCTAGCCGTGTTCGATGATATGGGCGTGCCGTTTGTGGTCACGGTGATTGTCAGCATAATGCTTATTTACCTCTACACCTTCCGTGGGGGGCTAAAAACCATTCTCTGGACCGACACTTTCCAGACCCTGGCCATGCTCACCTGCGTGGGCGTGAGCATTTACTTGGTGTCGTCGGAGTTGAATCTGGGCTTCGCTGACTTGGTGCGCACCGTGAAAGAGAGCGACATGTCACAGATCTACTTCTCCGATGTCAAAGACGACAAGTTTTTCTGGAAGCAATTCGCCTCTGGTGCATTCATCACCATCGTAATGACTGGCCTCGACCAGGATCTAATGCAGAAAAACCTGAGTTGCCGCAGCCTCGGCGACGCTCAGAAGAATATGTTCTGGTTTACGCTCGTGCTGGTTTTCGTCAATATTCTGTTCCTCACGCTGGGCGTGTTGCTCTATAAGTTTGCCGCCGTAAAGGGCATTCAATTGCCTACCAACGCCGCAGGCAAAATCATCGGCGATGACGTATTCCCGCTGCTGGCCACTGAGCACTTTACCTTGTTTGCGGGCATCATCTTCATTCTGGGTATTGTAGCCGTCACCTACGCCTCCGCCGACTCGGCCCTCACGGCGCTTACTACCTCGTTTTGCGTCGATTTCCTCTCCATTCGCCAGTACCCCGAGGCTAAGCAGACGCAGTTGCGTCAATTCACCCACCTGGGTTTCTCAGTGGTGCTCATTGTTATCATCCTGATTTTCCGGGCCATCAACGACCAGAGCCTTATCACGGCGGTATTTAAGCTGGCGGGCTACACATATGGGCCGCTGCTGGGCTTGTTTTCCTTTGGCATCCTAACCACTCGGATGCTGCGCGAGCCGCTTGTGCTGCCAGTATGCATCGCGGCGCCGCTTCTCACCTTACTCATCAATGCCAACTCAGAGGCGTGGCTAGGGGGCTATAAGTTCGGATTTGAAATCCTGCTGCTCAACGGATTAATTACGTTCCTGGGATTATTGGCTATTTCGCGGTCGGCAGTACCAGAAGCAGTGCCGGAGTTGAACCCTGCGCGCTAATAGTTGTTGGAAAAAGGATAGCCCGCTAACTGGTTCGTACCTTTGCCGTACGCACCTAGTTGGGGCAATTTGCCCCCCAGTCTGGTTTATCCCTTTCGCCACGTGAAAACATTTCTTCTTCTGTTGCTGCTTGTAAGTTTGCCGGCTGTTGTATGGGCGCAGCAGACTACCAAAGCTCCCGTCGTGTTAAAGCCTGGCCAAATGCAGGCGCAGGCCAAACCTGCCGCCAATCGGCCCGATGTACCCCCGCAGTTTCCGGGTGGCGCACAGGCAATGAATGATTTTTTTCAGAAGCAGGTAAAGTATCCGGCCGTCGCGCGCGACAAGTCTATTACGGGCAACGTGGTCACGACTTTTACTGTGGAGGCAGATGGGCGCTTCAGCAACCCCGCGGTTATTACCGGCCTGTCACCGGAGTGCGACGCCGAAGCGCTGCGCGTGCTTTCGCAGATGCCGGCGTGGAAGCCAGCAACCCGCAAAGGGCAGCCAGTAGCCGTGCAAGTACGCTTGCCTGTGCCATTCAGCAATTCATCGATTATTGAAGTGGAGAAGCCGAAAGGCAAAATGAAATACCAATAAGTAACGAAGATCAAGACATGAGTATAGGCAGATAAGAAGCAAGCATTGGTTGTACGGCACTGCCATCATTGGCCTGCACCTTAGCCTCGCTTCTTCTACTTACTTCTAATATAAAGAATGGCCAGAAGTGGAATGAACACCAGCGGCACGACCCTTGATCCGGACGTGCCTAAGAAGAAATTAACCAAGGAAAGCTTCAAACAAGGTTTGCGGATTTTCCGCTATGTACTGCCCTACCGCACCAAATTCATCGTGGGGATGGTGCTACTGGCTTTGTCCAGCGCCACGGTGATGGCCTTTCCCTGGGTTATTGGCAAACTAACCGACGCGGCCAATGGGCGGCCGTTTGTGATGCCGAATGGCGGCGCGCTTACCATTGATACTATCGCGGTGGGCCTGTTTGTGATCATTCTGTTCCAGGGCATCTTCTCCTTTGGGCGGATTTGGTTTTTCACGCAGGTAAGTGAGTTTACGGTGCGTGACATTCGGCAGGCCCTGTACCGGAAGTTCGTAACGCTGCCCATTCCCTACTTCGAGAAAAACCGCGTCGGCGCCATCACCTCACGCATCACTTCCGATGTGGGCCAGATTCAGGACACCTTCTCACTTACGCTAGCCGAGCTTTTTCGCCAAATCACGACGCTGGTGGTGGGTACCGTTTTTATCATGATGGTATCGGTGAAACTGTCGCTGTTTATGCTGGCGACGTTTCCGCCTATCGTGCTGTTGGCCATGTTCTTCGGGCGAAAAATCCGGGTACTAGCCAAGGCGACGCAGGATGAGCTGGCCAAAACCAACGTTATCGTTGAAGAAACCCTGCAGGGAATCAATACGGTGAAGGCGTTTACCAACGAGCAGTTTGAAACCAACCGCTATACCGCTTCGCTTACCAATACCGTAAGAGCTGCCTTGCGTAGCAACCGCTACCGTGGTGGCTTTGTGTCGTTTGTGATTGTTGGGCTGTTCGGGGGCATTATTCTGGTGCTATGGCGGGCGGCCACGCTGGTTGCAGCCGGGCAGATGACTATTGGTGATCTAACGTCATTTGCGCTTTACACCATCTTCATTGGCGCCTCGGTAGGTGGTCTGGGTGAGCTTTACGGCAAAGTTCAAACGACGCTGGGTGCTTCGGAGCGTATCCTCGAAATCCTCGACGAGCCGTCGGAGCCGACGCATCGCCCCCGCATGGCGGGTATTGCCCCCTTGCAAGTGCGCGGCGACATCGATTATCAAAACGTGGCATTCAGCTACCCTACCCGCCCTGATCTGCCGGTGCTCAAGGATATCAGCTTTGATATTCAGGCCGGCGAGAAGATTGCTTTGGTAGGCCCTAGCGGCGCGGGCAAAAGCACCATTGTGCAGTTGCTCATGCAGTTTTATGAGTTGAGCGCGGGCAAAATCCTTATCGATGGCCGTGATGTGCGCCTGTTCGACCTCACGGAGTTGCGCAGCCACATTGGTATTGTCCCCCAGGAAACTTTACTTTTCGGCGGCTCTATTCGGGAGAACATCGCCTATGGCAAAACCGACGCTACCGACGCCGAAATCACGGAAGCAGCGCGCAAGGCGAACGCTTGGCAGTTTATTTCCTCCTTCCCCGAAGGCCTAGATACGGTGGTGGGCGAACGGGGTATCAAACTCTCGGGCGGCCAGCGCCAGCGCGTCGCTATTGCCCGCGCCATCCTGAAAAACCCCGCCATCCTCATCCTCGACGAAGCTACTTCTTCCCTCGATTCGGAGTCGGAAAAACTGGTGCAGGATGCGATGGATGAGTTGATGAAAAACCGCACCAGCATTATCATCGCTCACCGCCTCAGCACCATCCGCAAAGTGGACAAGATTCTGGTTATCGATGGCGGCCGCATTGTGGAGCAAGGCCGGCACGAGGAGCTCTCAAACAGCGAGAATGGGCTGTACGCAAACCTGTTGAAGCTACAGTTCGAGCTGTCGTAGACTTATTGAAACACATGGAAGGCGGTCATGTTGCATCGTGCGCAGCATGACCGCCTTTTTCAGTTTAGACTTAATATGTTTGCTGTTCGTGCCTATCGTGCAGTTTGCCTACTTTTACTGCGTTCAAACACCCATCAATTACCTCCAATGACTAATTTTTTCAAAACTACAAGCGCCGCTCTAGCTTTAAGCG
The window above is part of the Hymenobacter radiodurans genome. Proteins encoded here:
- a CDS encoding sodium:solute symporter, whose protein sequence is MSPTLILSLIAGYFVILIVIALLTSRKATSESFFVANRNAPWYMVAFAMIGTSLSGVTFISVPGMVQSQSWSYMAVVMGYLVGYLVIGLVLMPLYYRLRLMSIYGYLEQRFGFWSYKTGALFFLISRAAGSALRLYLVAGVLQLAVFDDMGVPFVVTVIVSIMLIYLYTFRGGLKTILWTDTFQTLAMLTCVGVSIYLVSSELNLGFADLVRTVKESDMSQIYFSDVKDDKFFWKQFASGAFITIVMTGLDQDLMQKNLSCRSLGDAQKNMFWFTLVLVFVNILFLTLGVLLYKFAAVKGIQLPTNAAGKIIGDDVFPLLATEHFTLFAGIIFILGIVAVTYASADSALTALTTSFCVDFLSIRQYPEAKQTQLRQFTHLGFSVVLIVIILIFRAINDQSLITAVFKLAGYTYGPLLGLFSFGILTTRMLREPLVLPVCIAAPLLTLLINANSEAWLGGYKFGFEILLLNGLITFLGLLAISRSAVPEAVPELNPAR
- a CDS encoding energy transducer TonB, producing MKTFLLLLLLVSLPAVVWAQQTTKAPVVLKPGQMQAQAKPAANRPDVPPQFPGGAQAMNDFFQKQVKYPAVARDKSITGNVVTTFTVEADGRFSNPAVITGLSPECDAEALRVLSQMPAWKPATRKGQPVAVQVRLPVPFSNSSIIEVEKPKGKMKYQ
- a CDS encoding ABC transporter ATP-binding protein, encoding MARSGMNTSGTTLDPDVPKKKLTKESFKQGLRIFRYVLPYRTKFIVGMVLLALSSATVMAFPWVIGKLTDAANGRPFVMPNGGALTIDTIAVGLFVIILFQGIFSFGRIWFFTQVSEFTVRDIRQALYRKFVTLPIPYFEKNRVGAITSRITSDVGQIQDTFSLTLAELFRQITTLVVGTVFIMMVSVKLSLFMLATFPPIVLLAMFFGRKIRVLAKATQDELAKTNVIVEETLQGINTVKAFTNEQFETNRYTASLTNTVRAALRSNRYRGGFVSFVIVGLFGGIILVLWRAATLVAAGQMTIGDLTSFALYTIFIGASVGGLGELYGKVQTTLGASERILEILDEPSEPTHRPRMAGIAPLQVRGDIDYQNVAFSYPTRPDLPVLKDISFDIQAGEKIALVGPSGAGKSTIVQLLMQFYELSAGKILIDGRDVRLFDLTELRSHIGIVPQETLLFGGSIRENIAYGKTDATDAEITEAARKANAWQFISSFPEGLDTVVGERGIKLSGGQRQRVAIARAILKNPAILILDEATSSLDSESEKLVQDAMDELMKNRTSIIIAHRLSTIRKVDKILVIDGGRIVEQGRHEELSNSENGLYANLLKLQFELS